Genomic window (Gammaproteobacteria bacterium):
CGCGAGCCACACCGCGAGCAACGCGGCCGCGGAGCGAAGCCGCGCTCGCGCTCTGCTCCGAGCTTCGAACGAAGGGGCGCAGCCTGCGGCCGTGGACATCGTGCGCTTATCGTAGCGGGTCGGCCGAACGAAAGGGCCATGCGGTATCGGGTCGGCCGGACGAAAGGGCCGCGCGATCGTCCGGGAATGCCGCATTACCCGGGAAGGCTCCTACAATCGGCGGCGGCGCCGTCCGGTTGCAGCGCCTTTTCGGGCCTTTTCGGGGGAGCCTCGTGACCCGCTTCGAGACCGAAGTCCGTTCGCCTCCCGCGGCATTTCCGCTGCTGGCTCTCGCGTTCGCCGCGAGCGGGTGCGCGGCGCTGATCTACGAGGTCGTCTGGTTCCAGCTCCTCGGCTTCGTGATCGGGGCTTCGGCCGTGTCGGCCGGCGTGCTGCTCGCGACGTTCATGGGCGGCCTTTGCGCCGGAAGCCTCCTCTTTCCCCGCGTCGTATCGCCGCGGGCGCATCCGCTTCGCGTCTACGCGCTTCTCGAGCTCGGCATCGGCGTCTGCGGCCTCGGGGTGCTCTACGCGCTGCCCGCGATCGGCGGGGTCTATGCCGCGTGGGCGGAATCGGGCTCCGCCGGGATCGCGCTGCGCGCCGGCGTCGCGGCCGTTTGCCTGCTGCCGCCCACGATGCTGATGGGCGCGACGTTGCCTGCGGTCTCGCGGGCCGTCGGACTCACGCCTCGCGGCGTTGCGCGTATCGGCGTGCTTTACGGCGCGAATCTCGCGGGGGCGGTAGCGGGCAGCCTGCTCGCGGGGTTCTACCTGCTCCGCGTTCACGACGTCGCCGTCGCGACGCTCGTTGCGGCCGGCCTCAATCTCTCGATCGCCGCCGGCAGCCTGCTGCTCGCCCGCGCGATGCGCCGGCCCGAAAGCATCGCGGCGGGACCGGCCGGTCGCGCCGCGCCGGTCGGCGCCGGTGCCTCCGCGGGGGGCGGCACCCGCGTGCACGTCGCGATCGCGCTGTCGGGGATGGCCGCGCTCTCGGCCGAGGTCGTCTGGACGCGCCATCTCTCGCTCGTGCTCGGCGCCACGGTCTATGCGTTCGCGCTGATACTCGCCGTCTTTCTCGCCGCGCTCGGTCTCGGCAGCGCCGCCGGCGCGGCGCTCTCGCGCCGGCTGCCCGCAAGCGCGGCGTTCGCGGGCTGCCAGCTTCTGCTGTGCGCGGCCGTCGCGTGGGCCGGCTACGCCCTCGCGCGCTCGCTGCCTTACTGGCCGCTCGACGTGACGCTGCCGGCAACGTCCGCCGTGATGCTCCAGCTCGATCTCGTTCGCGCCGCATTCGCGACCTTCCCTGCGGCGCTGCTTTGGGGCGCAAGCTTTCCGCTCGCGCTCGCGGCCGCGGCGCCCACGGCGCCGGACCCGGCGCGGGGCGTCGGACGCCTGTACGCGGCCAATACGCTCGGCGGGATCGTCGGCGCGCTTGCGACGAGCTTCGTCCTCGTCGTCGCAATCGGAAGCCAGGCCACGCAGCAGGTGCTGATCGCGCTCTCCGCGGCCGCGGCCCTGCTCGTGCTCGCCCCGTGGCGCGATGGGGCGATGCGCGCGGGCGCCGCGGCGCTGACCGTCGCCGCCGCGGCCGCCGTTCTCGCGCGGACGGTGCCGCTGTTGCCTCCACAGCTCGTCGCGTACGGCCGCTTCATGCCGACACGCGCGGCCGACATCGACGTCGTGTACGCGCGCGAAGGGCTTACGGCTTCGGTGGCCGTCTCGAAGGAGCCGGGCGGCCATCTGACGTACCACGCCGCCGGCAAGGCCCAGGCGTCGACCTACCCGCAGGACATGCGGCTGCAGCGCATGCTCGGTCATCTCACGACGCTGATTCCGGAGGATCCCGAGTCCTTTCTCGTGATCGGGCTCGGCGCCGGCGTCACGGCCGGCGCCGTGAGCATCGACCCCGCCGCGAAGCGCGTCGTCGTGGCGGAAATCGAGCCGCTCGCCCGGCAGGTCGCCGGGCGGTATTTTCGAGCGCAGAACTTCGGCGTCGTCGACAACCCCAAGGTCGAGATCGTCGTCGACGACGGCCGGCACTTCCTCGCGACGACCGCCGAGACCTTCGACGGCATCACGTCCGACCCGCTCGACCCGTGGGCGAAAGGCGCGGCTTCGCTGTATACGGTCGAGTTCTGGCGGCTCGTCAAAGCGCGCCTGAGGCCGGGCGGCGTCGTCACGGTCTTCGTGCAGCTTTACGAGACCACCGAGGAAGCGGTCAGGAGCGAGCTGGCGACGTTCTTCGAGGTGTTCCCGAACGGCGCCGTGTTCGCGAACACGGTGCAAGGCTCCGGGTACGACGCCGTCCTCGTGGGCTTCGCCGGCGACCCGGTCGTCGACGTCGACCGGCTGCATGCGCGTCTCTCGCGGCCGGAGTACGCGCGGGTTGCGCGCTCGCTGGAAGAGGTCGGCTTCCCGACGGCCGTCGACCTGCTCGCCACGTACGCGGGGCGCCGGTCGGATCTCGCCGCGTGGCTCGAAGGCGCAGCCGTCAACCGCGACCGAAACCTGCGGCTGCAATACCTCGCCGCCGACGGCTTGAACCTCTACCGCGCGAACGCGATCTTCGCGAGCATGACCGCCGGCGGTGTGGAGTTCCCGGAGGATCTCTTCACCGGGTCCCGGACCCGGCTCGCGCCGCTGCACTCGGTGCTCCGCGCGCGCGACGGGCGGTTTTGAACCGACTTTCCCGGTCGTGCTATGCGCGAGCCACGGACACGAACCTTTCGTCGCCGCGGTACGGTGTAAAGCGTTTGCGGTACTCGCGCGGCGTCACGCCGATGGTCCTCATGAACGCGCCGCGCATCTGTTCCTCGTTTCTGAATCCGCAGCGCTTGGCGATGGACCCGAGCTTCTCGTCGGAGTGTTCCAGTAAGCGCCGCGCGGCGTCGACGCGAATGGCTTCGACGGCCTTGGCCGGCGTGCGGTTGCGCTTCGCCGCGTACACGCGTGCGAAGTTTCTCGGACTCATGTGGACTCGCTCGGCGAGTGCCTCGACGCTCAGATTCGCAGTAAGGTTCTCGGCGATCCACTGCTCGAGATCGGTGAACTCGTCCGATGCCGATTCGACTTGAGCGGCCAACAGCGCGCTGTACTGCGACTGCCCGCCCGCGCGTTTCAAGTACACGACGAGCACGCGCGCCACGTCCAAGGAAAGCTGCCGCCCGAGATCCTCTTCGATCAGCGCCAGCGCCAGGTCGATGCCCGTGGTCATTCCCGCCGACGACCACACTTGGCCGTCGCGCACGAAGATGGCATCCGGTTCCACGGTGACCGTCGGATAGCGCTCCGCCAGGAGCCCGCACTGGAGCCAGTGAGTGGCCGCGCGGCGGCCGTCGAGCAGCCCGGCTGCGGCCAACAAGAAGCTGCCGACGCAGACCGAGCAGATCCGCGAACAGTCGCTCGCTCGCTCACGTACCCAGTCGATGAGCGCCCGGTCGCGCGTGACGTCGTCGATTAGAAAGCCGCCAGGCACGATCAGCGTGTCGATGGGCGTGCCTTCGAGCGCATCGATCGGCCGCGTGACGAGCTCCACGGCGTCCGACGTCATTACCGGACCTCCGCAAGAAGAGACCACCACACATTCGTAGGGCGGAGCGCCGCGGCCGCGCGTGGACAACGCGCTTGCGAGGCGGAACGCTTCCAAGGGGCCGGCAAGGTCGAGCAGCGAGACCCCGTGGTAAGCGGCGATGACGATGCGGCGTGGGGACGTCACTGTCTCCCGGCAGGATTTCCCCTTTTTATGTCATTGCGCTTGGGGACCTGTCAACGGCAGCATACCTTCGTCGAGGACTCCACGATCCAGGGACACGACGAAAATGAGAAGCACGGCCCTTGTCGCCGAGGAGCAGTTCGCCTCCGGCGAAACGCATGTCTCGACCACGGCCCTCGTGGAGCCGAGCGGCGACGATCGAGCCGACGTTGCCGGCGCGGTCGGTGTTGCCGGCGTCGACTACTTGAGCATCTACACGCCCGAGCTGCGACGTTCCGTCGAGCTCTATTCGCGCGTCTTCGGGTTTTGCGTGGTCGGCGCCTCACACGACCGCGCCGGACGATCGGTGCTGATGGCAGCCGGACGGTTGTATCTCGCCATCCGCGAGCGGCCGCGGGGCGAATTCGACTCGACGGGGGCGCTCGGCTGGAGCTTCGTCGTCGACGATCTCGACCGGGCGCGTGCGATCACCTGGGATCTCGGCATCGTGCCGATTCGCGACGGAACGCACGAGCCGCAGTGCGATTCTCCGTGGCGCCGGCGCCGCTCGTTCGTCATCCGCGATCCGGACGGTAACGAGATCGAAGTCGTCGAGCGGGCAGGCTGATGCGGCGGCCGCAATCGCGTTGGACTTTCACTCCACCTTGCGCGGGCGCGTCATGCGTACGTGTCGCCTTCGAACTCGATCAGGCAAAAGCCGTGGCCGAACGGATCGGAGAAGGTGATGCACTTCGACCCTCGCCATTCGAGACAGCCGCTCTCTCGAGTGGCGCCCGCACGCGTCGCGCGCTCTGCGGCCTGACTTAGATCGTCGACGACGATGTCGAAGTGCACGGGCGTCCAATGACGCGTATAGCCGCGCCGGTCCGCAACGTGTTGGGACGGTGTGGATCCGGCGGGCTTCTCGAGCAGGTATATCAATGCGGCGCCGTTCTTGAGCTCAGCCACGTCGTCGTCGAGTCGGCGCGTGAGCTCGAAGCCGAGCGCCGCCGTATAGAATTCGATCGCAGGCACGAGCTCCGGGACATCGACATTTACGATCATTCGCATGAATCACCTCCTGCCCTTACGGCGTAAGCCGAGCAGCACCGCGGCGCTCAACGGCGTGCCGTCGCCGTCTCCTCCAGAAACGCTCGCAGAGCGGCGATGTACTGCCGCTCGCTGCGAATATGCGCCTCGTTATGCGTACCGGCGAGCTCGACGAGCGCGCGCCCGTCCCGTGCCGCGGCGAAGATCGCTTCGGCATGATGAAACGGTGTGATCTCGTCGTCACGGCTGTGCACGACGAGGACCGGACACTCGGCTTCCGCGACGAAGCGCCGGGTTGGATAGTCGAAGCGGCTGAGCCAGCGGGCCGGAAGCCACGGGTAAAGCTCCGCGGCGAGATCCGGGATGGAGGTAAACGCCGACTCGACGATCAGCGCACCCGGCGATGTGCGTGCCGCGAGGTAAGCCGCGATCGCGCCGCCGAGCGAGCGGCCGAAGATGACGATGTCGGACGGCGGAACCTCGCGGGTCTCGGTGAGGTACCGCCACGCCGCGTCGGCGTCGCGATACGTGCCGTGCTCTGAGGGGCGTCCCTCGCTTGCGCCGTACCCGCGATAATCGATGATCAGCACGGAAAGGCCCAGGCCGTGAAAGACGTCGATCGATTCCAGGCGGTGAGAGATATTGCCCGCATTGCCGTGAAGGAAAAGCAGCACCCGGTCGCCGCCCGATACGAACCAGCCGTGTAACGCGACGCCGTCGGCCGTGCGCAGGATCACGTCCTCGTAAGCAAGCCCGATATCGTGCGGTGTCCTGAGAATGGCGCGGCTCGGCACTTCGGGGAGGTAGACCAACCGATGCTGCAGAAAGAAGATGCCGGCGACGATCAGCGCGTAGCCGGCCACCAGGGCGACGAAAATCTTCAGCATCGATGTCGACTCCCCGACGCGCGGCTACCTGCCGGCGTCGTTCATTATGCAGAGGCACACGGATATGCGGTGGGCCTCGAGGTCACGGGGTCGCCGCGAGACTAACGCGTAATCGACACCGTGTCGGCCCTCCGTCCGTCGAGAGCACTCGCAGCTGTCCCCGCCTTCCGCGCTAGACGCCGTCGAGCGCGAGCAGGTGCTCTGCCGGTCATCAATTCTGGTGATTACGGCCGGCGCTGGAGTCTCTACCCTCCCCTCGACGATTTCCAAAACCAAACTGGAGGAGGCTCATGAAAAAGACGCGTGGCAAGCTCGCCGCCGCATGGCTGTTGCCGATCACCGCTCCCGCCGCCGCTATGGCCGACCACACCCACCACGCCTACGACGCGGGATGCCAGCGGCGGCGAGCGAGCGCTTCGTCAATATTGGTGATCGCCGTCGACAACGATCACAGGGACGAGACATTTGCCCTACGTTCCCCGGCGCGAAGGAAGCAGAACCGCGCTAAATTACGTGCGACGCCGTCTTGCAGACAACATCCGAGGGCTCGATGACCGCTCAGCTATTCACCCCGTTTCATATCGCTCGGCTCGAGCTTGCCAACCGCATCGTCATCGCACCGATGTGCCAGTACTCGGCCAAGGACGGCTGCATGACGGACTGGCATGTCATCCACCTGGGTCATCTGGCGCTCTCCGGAGCCGCTCTCCTCACGATCGAAGCGACCGCCGTGACGCCCGAAGGCAGGATCACGTATGGGGACGTCGGCTTGTACTCCGATGCTTGTGAGGCCGCGATGCGTCGTACGCTCGACGCCGTGCGTCGTTGGTCGGACATGCCGATCGCGATACAGCTCGCGCACGCGGGCCGCAAGGCATCGACGGAAGTCCCTTGGAAAGGCGGTGCACAGCTGCCCGCGGACCATCCCAACGGCTGGCGCACCGAGGCGCCGTCGGCAATCCCTTACCGCCCGAACGAGGCCGCACCGGCCGCGCTCGATCGCGACGGCCTCGGGCGGGTGCGCGAGGCGTTCGCGGACGCGGCGCGGCGCGCCGTGCGGATCGGCCTCGACGCCGTTCAGCTTCATGCCGCACACGGCTATCTTCTTCACCAGTTCTTGTCGCCGCTCTCGAATCGGCGCGACGATGAGTACGGCGGCTCGCTCGAAAATCGCATGCGCTTTCCGCTCGAAGTCTTCGATGCGGTGCGTGCGGCTGTTCCGCCCGATCTCCCGGTCAGCGTTCGAGTGTCCGGAACGGACTGGGCGCCGGGCGGGTGGGATATCGGTCAAACCGTAGAGTTCGCGCGCGCGCTCGAGGCTCGCGGTTGCAACGGAATCCATGTCTCGAGCGGCGGCTTGACGCCGGATCAGCAGATTCCTGTCGGGCCGGGCTATCAGGTGCCGCTCGCCCGAGCGGTCAAGGCGGCGGTGAAAATTCCGGTTGTCGCGGTGGGCTTGATCGTCGACTTCGATCACGCGGAATCCATCCTGGTCGCCGGCGATGCAGACCTGATCGCGCTCGCCCGTGCGATGCTCTACGACCCGCGCTGGCCGTGGCACGCCGCCGCCCACTTCGGCGCAAGCGTGAAGGCGCCGAAGCAGTACCTGCGCTCGCAGCCGTCGCGCTATCGGAACTTGTTCGACTACCGCGCGAATGACTGATCCCTCCGCCGCCATGCATCGCAAACTGCCGAGACGGAGCTGCAGTCGGACTGCGCTCGAGCCAAGAGCCTGAGGAAACGGAGCCCGAGTAATCTCGGCGCGGCACACCTAGGCCAACCGTTCCCGTCCCGCCCCCGGGAATATGCTTCTGCGCATTTCGTCTGGCAGCCTGCCAAACCGAGGCGTAGGCTCTTTCGCGAAGACCTTTTACACGGGAGAGCATCATGGCAAGCATCGTCGATCAGTATCTGAAGAATAACGAGCAGTACGCCAAGGGCGAGGCATTGCACGATGCCAAGCATCCCGGTAAGCAGAAGATACAACCGGCCAAGCGGCTTGCCGTAGTTGCATGCATGGACGCCCGTATCGACGTCGAGGATCTGCTTGGTCTACAGACCGGCGATGCGCACATCATTCGCAACGCGGGCGGGGTCATCAATGAGGACGCGATTCGCAACCTCATCATCTCCCATCACCTGCTCGACACGAAGGAATTCGTGCTGATCCACCATACCCGCTGCGGCATGCTCGCGTTCACCGATGACCTCCTGAAGGCCGGCCTCGAGGGCGACGCATCAGCCGAGAAGCTGCTCGCACAGGCGACCGGACGCAAGTTCGTGAGCTGCGGTAGATCCGCATCGACGCCTGAGGCCTTCCACGCTTTTCGCGGCGGCCCGCATCCGCTCGACGCTGACGACGAGCATGCGCGGGAACGTTTGCAGTGGGACGTGCGACGCGGAATCTCGGCGGTTCTGAACCACCCATGGCTTCCGACGAGCGGGCCGGACGCGATCTCCGTTCGCGGCTTTGTCTACGACGTCGACACCGGCAAGCTCGAGGAAGTCAGCTACCCCGGGCCAACGGGGCCATCGGAGTGACAGGCGAATCATGACGGACGATAGAAAGCGCCCGGCGCCTCCTTAATCGAGGGCTCGAATCGAGGGCTCTGCCGAAAACGCGGCTGCAAGGCCCGCGCGGCGCCGAGTCGGCTCTCGGCGAAGGGTCGAACCGCCTGATTAAGTCCCGGGCCCGGGAACGAATATCCGCGGGCGCAGTCTCTTGCAGTCGGGGACGCCCGCGGAACAGCAGGGGGGATAGCGGCCTAATGTCGTTTCAGCATCTCGGCGCATCCGATTGCGCCGACTCGCCTCTTTTCCCGCGCCCCAGCGTTACCGACCCGCGATCGCACGACTTACCTCGAGGAACGAAGCCATGCTCGAAAAATTCCGCACACCACGCATCTTCGCACTCCTAGCCGTGCTCGTTGCCGCCCCCGCCGCTGCGCAGGATCTGAAGATCGGCTATGTGAACTTCGAGTTGCTCGTGCGGGAGTCACCCCAGTACGAGCAGTCCGCGGCGACGCTGCGGACGGAGGCCGCCCGCATCGAGAGCGAGATCATGACGATGCAGCAACGGCTCGACGAGGCGCGGCAGCGATTGGAGCGGGATGCTTCCGTGCTGAGCCAGCAGGAACGGGCCGACCTCGAGCGGGAGGTCCGCGACCTCGCGCGGGACGTGCAGCGCGCCATCGAGGAGGGCCGGCAGGACTTGAGCATCCGCGAGAACGAGGAGCTCGACAGGATTGGTCGGCTGGTGCTCGAGGCCATTCAAGCGTACGGGCGAAGCGAGAGCTACGATCTGATACTCCGCGCGGCCGCCTACGTCGACGAGGACCTCGACGTCACCGACGCGATCCTCGAGACCCTACGGGAGGACGAAGACTAGGCCGATCAGCACCGCCCGCGCGCAGAGCATCGCGAGCCCGAGGAACCACCTCGATACCGCGGCCGCCGGGCTGGCGGGCCCGGCCGGCGCCGGGACCCGCCCCTGGAGCCGGATGATGTCCGCTGCCGCCCGCGGATCAAACGGCGTACAACGGGTGTACCGGCGCCCCACCGAGTCGTACTCGGCCGGCGTCCTCGAGCCACAGCGCCTGGCCCACGATGTGCCGGCGCATCGCGTGCATGTCGCGATGCGCGCGCTCGAGCGGGCACGACGTGTACAGCGAGCTGATGCCGCCTGCTGCGTACATCGTGTCGACGGCCGTCTCGGCGGCGTCGGCGGCATGTAGGCTCGCGCCCCACAACGACGTGATCCCGTCGATCGCGGGCGGCCCGCCGGCGACCGCCGTGCGCCACAACTGCGACGCGCACGCGTGCAGGTACGTGCGCGCCGCCTCGAGGGCAGCGCTTTGCCGCGCGATGTCGGCGAGCAGCGACGGCCGCTCCCGGAGCGGAGCGCCTTCGGGCGGCCTTTTCGTGCTCGTGAGCTCGATGAGCGTGTCGACGGCGGACTGTGCGATGCCGAGCGCTTGCGCGCCGTACGCCGCCGCCATCGAGCAGATGATCGGAACCCGACCGAGGGCCCCGTCGAGTGTGCTTGGCTCCGCAACGAACAACGTAAGCTCCTGCGGCACGCGCACGTTCTTTGCAACCACGTCTTGGCTTCCGGTGCCGCGCAATCCGCAGGTTTTCCAGGTGTCGAGGACCTCGCAGTCGTCGCGCCGCAGGAATGCAAAGCGCAGCTCCGGCGTGTCCGGTTCGATCATGCGCGGCTCGCCGTTCTCTTCGACTACGCAGAGCAGCAGGATCCACTCCGCGAGCTCGCAGCCGGAGACGATTTCCCAGCGTCCGCTCACTCGATACCCGTCGGCGATCGCCGCGGCGCGCCCCGTCGGGCGCGTGGAGCAGGCGTAGAGCCAGCGCGGGTCCTCGAACACCGCCGCGCGCGCGTCGCTCGAGAGAAACCGCCCGAAGAAGCACGGCAGCGAATTGTTCCACGCCACCCACGCCACCGACGCATCGGCATACGCGAGCGTCTCGTAGACGTCGAGCGCCGCGTCGAGCGGCAGCGCCGCGCCCGCGAGCTCTTTCGCTAGCGCGAGCCGGCACAACCCGCCGTCGCGGAGCCGCTCGACGATCGGTGCCGCGATATTTCGGGCCGCGTCCGTTTCGTCGCGTAGGCTTTGGATCAACGGCGACAACTCTCGGGCGGCGGCGAGCGCTGCGGTTTCCATGGCGTTCCTCCTCGCGGTCGGTCGGTGCGAGGCGCCAACATAGCGAGGCGCCCGGCCGACGCGCTTCGGAGAAACCACCCAAACGAAGGGGGGCGGACGTTGGGTGATTTCACCCACGCCGGCAGGGGACCGACGCGGGGTCGCGAGCGCTGGACGCGTCGTGCTTTACACGAGTCGATGCCGAAACGCGTACGCGGTGGCCGCCGCGCGCGACGGCACGCCGAGCTTCGCGAAGATGTTGCTGACGTGGCGATCCACTGTCTTCTCGCTGAGCGCGAGCTCGGCCGCGATCTGCCGGTTCGTGCGCCCCGTCGCGACGAGCCGCAGCACCTCGAGCTCGCGCGGCGTGAGACCGCCCGCGGCGTCGCGCGGCCCATGAGGACGCGCGCGCAAGGCATCGGCGTGCGCGAGATCCGGCCGCGCCTCGAGACGCTCGAACGCCGCCCGCGCCGACTCGAGCTCGAGCGCGGCGCCGTCCTCGTCGCCGAGCGCGCGACAGGCGAGCGCGATCGACACACGTGCTCGCGCCGCGAGATACGGCGCGCCGAGCTCCTGCCAAAGGCCGAGCGCGCGGCGCAGCGACGCGAGCGCCGCGTACGCGTCACTTTCGACGAGCTCGATCTCGCCGCGCATGTGCGCCGCCGTTGCGGCGATGAGCTCCGTGTCGAAGCGGGCCGCGATGCCGGCGAGCTCGTCGCCGGCCGCGCGTGCGGCGGCAACGTCGCCGGTCGCGATCATGATCTCGACGTAGGCCGGCAAGACTTTGACGCGCTCGAGCGGCTCCTGCGTCGCGCCGACGACACGCCTGATCGCCGCAGCCGCCATCCGCGCTCGCCCTTGCGCGAGCCGCAGCAACGCGAGCCCCGGCTGCGGCTCGTAGCCGTAGCGGCTCGCGTCGCGGTAGGCGTCCTCGGCCTCGCGGAGCTCGCCCCGCAGGCGATGGATCTCTGCCATCTCGTAGAACGCCGTCGCGGTCGAGCGAGCATCACGCTCGGGATCCCGACGCGTCGCGCGCTCGGCCTCGGCGAGCGCCTCGCACCACGCGCCCTGAAGCCGCAGAACCTCGGCTCGATGCACGAGACAGGACGCCGAGAACGCGACCATCTCCGGTTGCTGCCCGCACCACTCCGCGAGCGCAGACGTCCATTCGCGAGCGCGGCCGGCCGCGCAGATTTCCCGGCAAGCCTCGATCACCGCGCAATACATCAGTCCCGTCACGATCGGTGAGTGCGCCTGCGTCGTGACCGCGAGCATCACCTCGTCGAGCCGCGCGAGGCCGCGCGCGACGTCGCCTTGCCGCAGCAGGATACGCCCCTGGTCGAGCCGCGAGCACGTCAAGAGCTCGACGTCGGCGAATTGCTCGGCGATCGCGGCGATCTCGTCCGCGAGCGCCGCGGCCTTGTCGAGCTCGCCGCCGCGGACCGCCTGCTCCACGGCGGGCAACAGCAGGTAGCCGCGCTCGGCGCACGCGCGAGCCTCCGACTCCACGAGACGCTCGGCGCGCGCGAACCAGCCGTTAGCGCGACCGCCTTCGCCGCGAAAGAGCAGCCGCAGGCCGAGCCAGAATGCGCAGCGCACGCTCTGTAGGCGTCGGCCCTGATTCAGATGCGCGTGATGGGCGCGCTCGAGCGCGGCGAGATAGTCATCGTCGCGGCCGGCGAGATACGCAGCCTGGGCGAATCGCTCGAGATCCTCCGCGCAGAGCTCACAGGCGCGGTCCGCGCTCTGGA
Coding sequences:
- a CDS encoding VOC family protein, whose amino-acid sequence is MRMIVNVDVPELVPAIEFYTAALGFELTRRLDDDVAELKNGAALIYLLEKPAGSTPSQHVADRRGYTRHWTPVHFDIVVDDLSQAAERATRAGATRESGCLEWRGSKCITFSDPFGHGFCLIEFEGDTYA
- a CDS encoding NADH:flavin oxidoreductase/NADH oxidase; the protein is MTAQLFTPFHIARLELANRIVIAPMCQYSAKDGCMTDWHVIHLGHLALSGAALLTIEATAVTPEGRITYGDVGLYSDACEAAMRRTLDAVRRWSDMPIAIQLAHAGRKASTEVPWKGGAQLPADHPNGWRTEAPSAIPYRPNEAAPAALDRDGLGRVREAFADAARRAVRIGLDAVQLHAAHGYLLHQFLSPLSNRRDDEYGGSLENRMRFPLEVFDAVRAAVPPDLPVSVRVSGTDWAPGGWDIGQTVEFARALEARGCNGIHVSSGGLTPDQQIPVGPGYQVPLARAVKAAVKIPVVAVGLIVDFDHAESILVAGDADLIALARAMLYDPRWPWHAAAHFGASVKAPKQYLRSQPSRYRNLFDYRAND
- a CDS encoding carbonic anhydrase produces the protein MASIVDQYLKNNEQYAKGEALHDAKHPGKQKIQPAKRLAVVACMDARIDVEDLLGLQTGDAHIIRNAGGVINEDAIRNLIISHHLLDTKEFVLIHHTRCGMLAFTDDLLKAGLEGDASAEKLLAQATGRKFVSCGRSASTPEAFHAFRGGPHPLDADDEHARERLQWDVRRGISAVLNHPWLPTSGPDAISVRGFVYDVDTGKLEEVSYPGPTGPSE
- a CDS encoding GlxA family transcriptional regulator gives rise to the protein MTSPRRIVIAAYHGVSLLDLAGPLEAFRLASALSTRGRGAPPYECVVVSSCGGPVMTSDAVELVTRPIDALEGTPIDTLIVPGGFLIDDVTRDRALIDWVRERASDCSRICSVCVGSFLLAAAGLLDGRRAATHWLQCGLLAERYPTVTVEPDAIFVRDGQVWSSAGMTTGIDLALALIEEDLGRQLSLDVARVLVVYLKRAGGQSQYSALLAAQVESASDEFTDLEQWIAENLTANLSVEALAERVHMSPRNFARVYAAKRNRTPAKAVEAIRVDAARRLLEHSDEKLGSIAKRCGFRNEEQMRGAFMRTIGVTPREYRKRFTPYRGDERFVSVARA
- a CDS encoding alpha/beta hydrolase, which codes for MLKIFVALVAGYALIVAGIFFLQHRLVYLPEVPSRAILRTPHDIGLAYEDVILRTADGVALHGWFVSGGDRVLLFLHGNAGNISHRLESIDVFHGLGLSVLIIDYRGYGASEGRPSEHGTYRDADAAWRYLTETREVPPSDIVIFGRSLGGAIAAYLAARTSPGALIVESAFTSIPDLAAELYPWLPARWLSRFDYPTRRFVAEAECPVLVVHSRDDEITPFHHAEAIFAAARDGRALVELAGTHNEAHIRSERQYIAALRAFLEETATARR
- a CDS encoding OmpH family outer membrane protein, which gives rise to MLEKFRTPRIFALLAVLVAAPAAAQDLKIGYVNFELLVRESPQYEQSAATLRTEAARIESEIMTMQQRLDEARQRLERDASVLSQQERADLEREVRDLARDVQRAIEEGRQDLSIRENEELDRIGRLVLEAIQAYGRSESYDLILRAAAYVDEDLDVTDAILETLREDED
- a CDS encoding VOC family protein; translation: MRSTALVAEEQFASGETHVSTTALVEPSGDDRADVAGAVGVAGVDYLSIYTPELRRSVELYSRVFGFCVVGASHDRAGRSVLMAAGRLYLAIRERPRGEFDSTGALGWSFVVDDLDRARAITWDLGIVPIRDGTHEPQCDSPWRRRRSFVIRDPDGNEIEVVERAG
- a CDS encoding acyl-CoA dehydrogenase family protein gives rise to the protein METAALAAARELSPLIQSLRDETDAARNIAAPIVERLRDGGLCRLALAKELAGAALPLDAALDVYETLAYADASVAWVAWNNSLPCFFGRFLSSDARAAVFEDPRWLYACSTRPTGRAAAIADGYRVSGRWEIVSGCELAEWILLLCVVEENGEPRMIEPDTPELRFAFLRRDDCEVLDTWKTCGLRGTGSQDVVAKNVRVPQELTLFVAEPSTLDGALGRVPIICSMAAAYGAQALGIAQSAVDTLIELTSTKRPPEGAPLRERPSLLADIARQSAALEAARTYLHACASQLWRTAVAGGPPAIDGITSLWGASLHAADAAETAVDTMYAAGGISSLYTSCPLERAHRDMHAMRRHIVGQALWLEDAGRVRLGGAPVHPLYAV
- a CDS encoding fused MFS/spermidine synthase, with product MTRFETEVRSPPAAFPLLALAFAASGCAALIYEVVWFQLLGFVIGASAVSAGVLLATFMGGLCAGSLLFPRVVSPRAHPLRVYALLELGIGVCGLGVLYALPAIGGVYAAWAESGSAGIALRAGVAAVCLLPPTMLMGATLPAVSRAVGLTPRGVARIGVLYGANLAGAVAGSLLAGFYLLRVHDVAVATLVAAGLNLSIAAGSLLLARAMRRPESIAAGPAGRAAPVGAGASAGGGTRVHVAIALSGMAALSAEVVWTRHLSLVLGATVYAFALILAVFLAALGLGSAAGAALSRRLPASAAFAGCQLLLCAAVAWAGYALARSLPYWPLDVTLPATSAVMLQLDLVRAAFATFPAALLWGASFPLALAAAAPTAPDPARGVGRLYAANTLGGIVGALATSFVLVVAIGSQATQQVLIALSAAAALLVLAPWRDGAMRAGAAALTVAAAAAVLARTVPLLPPQLVAYGRFMPTRAADIDVVYAREGLTASVAVSKEPGGHLTYHAAGKAQASTYPQDMRLQRMLGHLTTLIPEDPESFLVIGLGAGVTAGAVSIDPAAKRVVVAEIEPLARQVAGRYFRAQNFGVVDNPKVEIVVDDGRHFLATTAETFDGITSDPLDPWAKGAASLYTVEFWRLVKARLRPGGVVTVFVQLYETTEEAVRSELATFFEVFPNGAVFANTVQGSGYDAVLVGFAGDPVVDVDRLHARLSRPEYARVARSLEEVGFPTAVDLLATYAGRRSDLAAWLEGAAVNRDRNLRLQYLAADGLNLYRANAIFASMTAGGVEFPEDLFTGSRTRLAPLHSVLRARDGRF